CCGCTCGGCGGTGACGAAGACCTCCTGGGCCAGCCCCTTGGCCTGGGTTCGGGCGGCGTCCGCGTCCTTGGCGGCCTTGTCCTCCTTGCCGAACGCCGAGACCACCGCGCGTGCGGCGTCCCGGACCAGCACGAGGGCGTCGCTGAGCTGCTCGCTCGCGGAGTCGATCCGCCCGCCGGGGGTCATCGCCAGCGCGTCGGCGAGCGCCTCGGCAGCGTCGGCCAGGTCATCGGCCGGGTGGGAGGTGCTGGTCTGGTCCTCGACGAAGCGGGAGGCCCGGCGGGCCGCCCGCTCGACGTCGGCGACGCTCAGCTCGTCGGTGGCCGCCTGCGTGACCCGCGCGGTCAGCTCGTGCGCCTCGTCGATGACCACCACGTCGTACTCCGGGATCATCGGCACCCCCTCGATCGCGTCGATCGCGAGCAGCGAGTGGTTGGTGACGATCAGGTGGGACTGGGCCGCCTTCTCCTTGGCCCGCTCCGCGAAGCACTCCTGGGCGAAGGCGCAGCGGGCCGCGCCCAGGCACTCGCGGTGGTTGACGCTGACCTGGCGCCAGGTCCGGTCGGTGTGCCGGGGCGCGTGGTCGCGCTCCCCCGTGCCGCCCTGCTCGGACTCCTTCTCCGCCCAGGCGCGCAGCTCGAGCACCTCGGCGCCCATCGAGCCCGCGGGCACGTCGACCAGCACGCCCTGCTCGTCGGGCACACCCTCGCGCACCCGGTGCAGACAGGCGTAGTTGGAGCGCCCCTTGAGCACCGCGTACGACGCGTCGAGCCGGTCCCCGACCGCCTCGACCAGCCGCGGGATGTCCCGCTCGACCAGCTGGTGCTGGAGCGCCAGGGTGGCGGTGGCGACCACCACCCTGGTGTCGTGCAGGAGGCTCGGGACCAGGTAGGCCAACGACTTGCCGGTGCCGGTGCCGGCCTGGACGAGCAGGTGCTCGCCCTTGGCCATCGCCTCGGCGACCGCGTCGGCCATCGCGACCTGACCGTCCCGCTCCTGGCCACCCAGGGCGGTGACGGCGTCGCTCAGGACCTTCCGGACGGAATCAGGCACCCGTGAACCCTAGTCGGGACCGCCGACGCTCAGACGACGGCACCGGAGTCGTCGGGGGCCCGCTCGACCTTGACCTTGGTCTCCTTGCTCATCGGCCACCGCTCCTGCAGGTAGGTGACCAGTGGGGTCGCGGTGAAGACCGAGCTGTAGGTGCCCACCACGAGGCCCACGAGCAGGGCGATCGCGAAGTCGCGCAGCGAGTCGCCGCCGAGGACCGCGAGCGCGGCCAGGATGAACATGGTGCCCAGACCCGTGTTGACCGTGCGCGGGAGCGTCTCCACCGCGGCCTTGTTGGCCATGTCACGGAAGAGCTCCCCGGGCTTGGAGCCCCGCCAGCGCTCGCGGATCCGGTCGAAGACGACCACGGTGTCGTTGACCGAGAGACCGATGATGGTCATCGCCGCGGCCAGGAAGATGCCGTCGATCGGCTTCTGCAGCCAGGCGAAGAGCCCGACCACGATCAGCACGTCGTGGGCCATCGCGATCACCGCGCTCAGGCCGAAGGTCCACTTGAACCGGATGGCGAGGTAGATCAGCTGGGCCGCGAAGGCGATGCCGAAGGCGATGATCGCCTTGTCCCGCAGCTCGTTGCCGAAGGAGGCGCTAATCGCCTCGTCGCGGACCTCCTCGGCGTCCCCGCCGATCTCGGCCAGCGCCGTGCGGATCTCCTCCGCCTCGTCGTTGCTGATCTCGCCGGTGCGGACGGTGATGTTCTCCTGGTCGGACTGCTGGACCGTGGCGGTCTCGAAGCCCGCGTCGGAGACGGCGTCGCGTGCCTCGTCGACGTCGACCGGCTGGGTGGTGGAGAACTCCATCACCCGGCCACCGCTGAACTCGACGCCCAGGTTGAGCCCGTTGACCACGATGCCGGCCAGGGCCACCAGGGTGACCACGCCGGAGATCGCCAGCCACAGGGCGCGCTTGACCATCAGCTGCGGGTTCTTGCGCTCCAGCCAGGTGCGGACCCGGCCGATGTCGCCGATGCCCGAGACCTTCGGGTGCCGGGAGATCCACTTGTTGCTGACGCCGAGCTCGGTGAGCACCCGGGCGATGATCAGCGCGGAGACCATCGAGGCGACGACACCGATGCTCAGCGTGACACCGAAGCCCTTGATCGGCCCGGAGCCGAGGAAGAACAGCAGGCCGGCGGCGAGCAGGGTGGTGACGTTGGAGTCGATGATCGCCGTCCACGCCTTGTTGAAGCCGATCATCAGCGCCCGGCGCAGGCCGGCGGACGGGTTCGCCTCGTACTCCTCACGCGCTCGCTCGAAGACCAGCACGTTGGCGTCGATCGCCATGCCGATGGCGAGCACGAAACCGGCCAGGCCGGGCAGCGTCAGCGTGGAGCCGAGCCCGATCAGCATCGCGTAGGCCAGCAGCGCGTAGGAGGCCAGCGCGATCGTGGCCAGGAAGCCGACGAAGCGGTAGACGAAGATGATGAAGAGCCCGGTGAGGATCAGACCGATGATCCCGGCCTGGATCGAGGCGTCGATCGCGGCCTCGCCCAGCGTCGGGCCGACCTCGCTGACCGAGATCACCTCGACCGGCAGGGGCAGGGCGCCGCCCTCGATCAGGATGGCGAGCTCGCGCGCCTCGGCGACGGAGAAGTTTCCGGTGATCTGGGTGGAGCCGATGATGGAGCTGCCGCAGGCGACCTGGACCTCGGGCGAGGAGATGACCTTGCCGTCCAGGACGATCGCGATCCGGCGCTGGTCTCCGGTCGCGCAGGCCGCGTCGCCGGAGAGCTTCTCGAAGGCGTCGGAGCCGGTGCCGGAGAAGTCGACGGCGACCGCCCAGCCGGTGCTGTTCTGCGGCTGCACCGCCTCCGCGCCGGTGATGTCGTTGCCCTCCATCACCGCGGGCCCGACCTCGAGCACGTCGCCCTGCTCGCTGGGCACCAGCAGGTTGCCCTTCTTCGAGGGCTTCTCGTCGGTGCTGGTCAGTCCGCCCTGGACGACGGGGTGGACGGTCAGCTGAGCGGTCCGGCCGATCG
The window above is part of the Nocardioides campestrisoli genome. Proteins encoded here:
- a CDS encoding ATP-dependent DNA helicase, producing MPDSVRKVLSDAVTALGGQERDGQVAMADAVAEAMAKGEHLLVQAGTGTGKSLAYLVPSLLHDTRVVVATATLALQHQLVERDIPRLVEAVGDRLDASYAVLKGRSNYACLHRVREGVPDEQGVLVDVPAGSMGAEVLELRAWAEKESEQGGTGERDHAPRHTDRTWRQVSVNHRECLGAARCAFAQECFAERAKEKAAQSHLIVTNHSLLAIDAIEGVPMIPEYDVVVIDEAHELTARVTQAATDELSVADVERAARRASRFVEDQTSTSHPADDLADAAEALADALAMTPGGRIDSASEQLSDALVLVRDAARAVVSAFGKEDKAAKDADAARTQAKGLAQEVFVTAERMAAGSDADVLWLNEARERMPARLAVAPLQVWAQMRDRLLTDKTVVFTSATLMLGGDFSSVAGSVGLKPSERIDTGAPQAADDKALPWRGLDVGSPFDYGRQGILYLARQLPPPGRDGLGPAHLDEIVDLVDAAGGRALGLFSSRRAAEAAAEVVRERLPHLTTLVQGEAQLPELSRQFVEDPHTCLFGTLSLWQGLDVPGDTCQLVLIDRIPFPRPDDPLMSARQRAADRAGGNGFMQVAATHAALLLAQGAGRLIRTTSDRGVVAILDSRLATARYGGFLKASLPPMWTTTDPQVVRKALSRLAASAQ
- the secD gene encoding protein translocase subunit SecD; this encodes MSRGAWIRFVLVLGLLVGCAVLALNKEPRLGLDLSGGTSITLETKDSPSGVEANGANTDRAVEVLRGRVDALGVSEPTLVRSGENRILVELPDVQDSEQAVNTIGRTAQLTVHPVVQGGLTSTDEKPSKKGNLLVPSEQGDVLEVGPAVMEGNDITGAEAVQPQNSTGWAVAVDFSGTGSDAFEKLSGDAACATGDQRRIAIVLDGKVISSPEVQVACGSSIIGSTQITGNFSVAEARELAILIEGGALPLPVEVISVSEVGPTLGEAAIDASIQAGIIGLILTGLFIIFVYRFVGFLATIALASYALLAYAMLIGLGSTLTLPGLAGFVLAIGMAIDANVLVFERAREEYEANPSAGLRRALMIGFNKAWTAIIDSNVTTLLAAGLLFFLGSGPIKGFGVTLSIGVVASMVSALIIARVLTELGVSNKWISRHPKVSGIGDIGRVRTWLERKNPQLMVKRALWLAISGVVTLVALAGIVVNGLNLGVEFSGGRVMEFSTTQPVDVDEARDAVSDAGFETATVQQSDQENITVRTGEISNDEAEEIRTALAEIGGDAEEVRDEAISASFGNELRDKAIIAFGIAFAAQLIYLAIRFKWTFGLSAVIAMAHDVLIVVGLFAWLQKPIDGIFLAAAMTIIGLSVNDTVVVFDRIRERWRGSKPGELFRDMANKAAVETLPRTVNTGLGTMFILAALAVLGGDSLRDFAIALLVGLVVGTYSSVFTATPLVTYLQERWPMSKETKVKVERAPDDSGAVV